A genomic window from Spiroplasma endosymbiont of Labia minor includes:
- the rpsI gene encoding 30S ribosomal protein S9: MVVKKNSSTVMYRGTGRRKSSTAQVILMPGSGQITVNGLPALDFFPYATLVQDMEQGLVATGTKSDFDIRVQVRGGGFSGQAGAARLGIARALLEVTADFRTQLRALGLLTRDARIKERKKYGLRGARRAPQYSKR; the protein is encoded by the coding sequence ATGGTTGTTAAAAAAAATTCATCAACAGTAATGTATCGTGGAACAGGAAGACGTAAATCTTCAACGGCACAAGTTATTTTGATGCCAGGTAGCGGACAAATAACAGTTAACGGATTACCAGCATTAGATTTTTTCCCTTATGCTACATTAGTGCAAGATATGGAACAAGGATTAGTTGCAACTGGAACGAAATCAGATTTTGATATTCGTGTTCAAGTTCGCGGTGGAGGATTTTCAGGTCAAGCTGGAGCTGCTCGTTTAGGAATAGCTCGTGCTTTACTAGAAGTTACTGCAGATTTTAGAACTCAATTAAGAGCATTGGGTCTATTGACACGTGATGCGCGAATTAAAGAGCGTAAAAAATATGGTTTACGCGGTGCACGTCGCGCTCCACAATACTCAAAACGTTAG
- the rplM gene encoding 50S ribosomal protein L13, whose product MRQTTLIKMSEIDKKWYIIDAQGLTMGRMATQVAVLLRGKHKPNFTPNINNGDHVIIINADKVEFTGKKESKKLYFHHTLYPGGLRQRNVATQRSLNSTKMVEHAVRLMLPKNVQGSSQFRALHVYADSTHPHQAQNPVEYKIIKKGEIK is encoded by the coding sequence ATGAGACAAACAACACTTATCAAGATGTCAGAAATTGACAAAAAATGATATATAATTGATGCTCAGGGATTAACAATGGGACGTATGGCAACTCAAGTAGCTGTACTTTTAAGAGGTAAACATAAACCAAATTTTACACCGAATATTAATAATGGTGATCATGTTATTATTATTAATGCAGATAAAGTAGAATTTACAGGTAAAAAAGAAAGTAAAAAATTATACTTTCATCATACTCTTTATCCTGGCGGACTACGTCAACGTAATGTGGCCACACAACGTAGTTTGAATTCAACAAAAATGGTTGAACATGCAGTTAGATTAATGTTGCCTAAAAATGTTCAAGGTTCTTCACAATTTAGAGCTTTACATGTTTATGCAGATTCTACACATCCACATCAAGCACAAAATCCAGTAGAATATAAAATCATTAAAAAAGGAGAAATCAAATAA
- a CDS encoding MATE family efflux transporter: MFSCLKSAWSDKKFLKEVFKLMIPGVLQGFFIALGNLIVIFILGIITKDNATEIVAAVSLSAQLFSLCLFVVTGISVVGNIFAGQFIGQKNMDMVQQTTRWKVIMCVGVSFIFIILICAISPPRILSFLDGGGSGQTNTALLNKYGAQYTWISLPTYFLIAIIIPFIYTLNVNKKAHIALIFSTIAIFIDLICDVLLGICATNSIVPATMGKLNIDTAQAMAIGTNMGRITEFMIYVVYFLIKKPEYLFGKKWCYVSDYIWRKCCKTAALLVPGELLYQVYVIIQSIIIGHIGGDPGSRTDKNQTAVNLAGVNVVLTIMELFWSILQGFYIVVPIFISQYLGTDQIKKAKDNAKKIVGISIVLSFILGLVVISLSFWVPDIVFSNLDKNAKIIAKYYLIGVGINAMLYMLSFQIIVILRAGPGQLLPTLSDQLPFYLFWLPMLVILLLYTNLEVKWIMIIVCSTGIFQITTATLLFKYSNWAQNITNINMKNEKKKNIINN; this comes from the coding sequence GTGTTTTCATGTTTAAAATCTGCCTGATCAGATAAAAAATTTTTAAAAGAAGTTTTCAAATTAATGATTCCTGGAGTTTTACAAGGTTTTTTTATTGCATTAGGTAATTTGATTGTTATTTTTATTTTGGGAATTATTACAAAAGATAACGCAACAGAAATAGTGGCAGCCGTTTCTTTATCTGCCCAATTATTTTCCCTATGTTTATTTGTTGTAACGGGAATTTCTGTTGTTGGTAATATATTTGCAGGACAATTTATTGGTCAAAAAAATATGGATATGGTTCAACAAACAACAAGATGAAAAGTAATTATGTGTGTTGGTGTATCATTTATTTTTATAATTTTAATTTGTGCAATTTCGCCACCCAGAATTTTGTCATTTTTAGATGGTGGCGGTTCTGGTCAAACAAATACCGCATTATTAAATAAATATGGGGCGCAATATACCTGAATTTCATTACCGACTTATTTTTTAATTGCCATTATTATTCCTTTTATTTATACATTAAACGTAAATAAAAAAGCCCATATAGCATTGATATTTTCAACTATTGCCATATTTATTGATTTAATTTGTGATGTTTTGCTAGGAATTTGTGCAACAAATTCAATAGTTCCTGCTACAATGGGAAAATTAAATATTGATACAGCACAAGCGATGGCAATAGGAACTAATATGGGTAGAATAACAGAATTTATGATTTATGTTGTGTATTTTTTAATTAAAAAACCTGAATATTTATTTGGCAAAAAATGATGTTATGTTTCAGATTATATTTGAAGGAAATGTTGTAAAACTGCTGCATTATTAGTTCCTGGAGAATTATTGTACCAAGTTTATGTCATTATTCAATCAATAATAATAGGTCATATTGGTGGTGATCCAGGTTCAAGAACAGACAAAAATCAAACTGCTGTAAATCTTGCTGGGGTTAATGTGGTTTTAACGATTATGGAATTATTTTGAAGCATTTTGCAAGGATTTTACATTGTTGTACCTATATTCATATCACAATATTTGGGCACAGATCAAATAAAAAAAGCAAAAGATAATGCTAAAAAAATTGTGGGAATTTCAATTGTGTTATCTTTTATTTTAGGTTTAGTAGTTATTTCGCTATCTTTTTGAGTACCAGATATAGTATTTTCAAATTTGGACAAAAATGCAAAAATTATTGCTAAATATTATCTAATTGGAGTAGGAATAAATGCAATGCTTTATATGCTGTCATTTCAAATTATTGTTATTTTAAGAGCAGGGCCTGGGCAATTATTGCCAACTCTCTCAGACCAATTACCGTTTTATTTATTTTGATTACCCATGCTAGTTATTTTACTTTTATACACCAATTTAGAAGTTAAATGGATAATGATAATTGTGTGTTCAACGGGAATTTTTCAAATTACTACAGCCACTTTATTATTTAAATATTCAAATTGAGCACAAAATATAACCAACATAAATATGAAAAATGAGAAAAAGAAAAACATTATCAATAATTAA
- the truA gene encoding tRNA pseudouridine(38-40) synthase TruA: protein MNNFYLMSIQYDGTNFSGWVKQTNKKTIQGELESAFSKNAKLPVKLLGASKTDAGVHALDQKVWIELDYTPNLTGLKNTLNKALPNQIFINSIINVDNNFKVRNVKEKTYIYRLRFEKYDVFRQYYTYFWNLPKFELSKLKEVLNLFVGTHDFLNFSGLKINEIDKISPIRTINDIQTNILDSELEIIFKAKGFIRYQIRTIMGCVFAYLNNKISLQVIKETLELKHPKLPYIADAKGLTLISIDY from the coding sequence ATGAATAATTTTTATTTAATGTCTATTCAATATGATGGAACTAATTTTTCTGGTTGAGTAAAACAAACCAATAAAAAAACTATTCAAGGAGAATTAGAAAGTGCATTTAGTAAAAATGCCAAATTACCAGTAAAATTATTAGGTGCCTCCAAAACAGATGCTGGTGTTCATGCGTTAGATCAAAAAGTTTGAATAGAGTTAGATTATACACCGAATTTAACAGGTTTAAAAAATACCTTAAACAAGGCGTTACCAAATCAGATTTTTATAAATTCAATAATAAATGTTGATAATAATTTTAAAGTACGTAATGTAAAAGAAAAAACTTATATTTACAGATTGCGATTTGAAAAATATGATGTGTTTAGACAATATTACACTTATTTTTGAAATTTGCCTAAATTTGAATTATCAAAATTAAAAGAAGTATTAAATTTATTTGTTGGCACTCATGATTTTTTGAATTTTTCAGGTTTAAAAATTAATGAAATAGATAAAATATCACCAATAAGAACAATAAACGATATTCAAACAAATATATTAGATTCTGAATTAGAAATTATTTTTAAAGCAAAAGGATTTATTAGATATCAAATAAGAACAATAATGGGTTGCGTATTTGCTTATTTAAATAATAAAATCTCATTACAAGTAATTAAAGAAACATTAGAATTAAAACATCCTAAATTGCCTTATATTGCAGATGCAAAAGGTTTAACTTTAATATCAATTGACTATTAA
- a CDS encoding energy-coupling factor transporter transmembrane component T — translation MRMSFGRYMPFKSPIHNMDSRLKIFSLLIMIVAVFFPIGFTGYCLLGGIVIITYILSRLPLRMLFKLTSPIVVIFLILVIINIIMYHPSSDAVFSNGGAGYDDPSINSNAVGYFYNWKIFTFSELAGFNALFMALRIFIMITITTIITGTTQPLELSIAIEDLLWPLKLIGIPVQILAMVISIALRMIPTLIDEAGRIIKAQSSRGIDMKNGKFKDKIKGMTSLIIPLLVSAFQRADDLANAMDSRGYDPIAKRTRYRQVKFRMLDVVFFVVFLTIAACLIAYSYVWPTNQPFMHIPHIDILLKF, via the coding sequence ATGCGAATGTCATTTGGGCGTTATATGCCTTTCAAGTCACCCATTCATAATATGGATTCTAGATTGAAAATATTTTCATTATTAATAATGATTGTTGCGGTATTTTTCCCTATTGGATTTACGGGTTATTGTTTACTTGGTGGAATTGTGATAATTACATATATTTTATCTAGATTGCCATTACGTATGTTATTTAAGCTAACATCTCCAATAGTTGTAATATTTTTGATATTAGTAATAATTAACATAATCATGTATCATCCTTCAAGTGACGCTGTTTTTTCAAATGGTGGAGCTGGTTATGATGATCCAAGCATCAATTCAAATGCGGTAGGATATTTTTATAATTGAAAAATATTTACATTTTCAGAATTGGCAGGATTTAATGCTTTATTTATGGCTTTGAGAATTTTTATAATGATAACTATTACAACGATTATTACTGGAACAACTCAACCATTAGAATTGTCAATTGCTATAGAAGATTTACTTTGACCATTAAAACTTATAGGAATACCTGTGCAAATACTTGCAATGGTAATTTCAATAGCATTACGTATGATTCCTACTTTAATTGATGAAGCAGGAAGAATAATTAAAGCACAATCATCACGTGGTATTGATATGAAAAATGGTAAATTTAAAGATAAAATTAAAGGTATGACATCTTTAATTATTCCATTATTGGTTTCTGCATTTCAAAGAGCAGATGATTTGGCAAATGCAATGGATTCAAGAGGTTATGATCCAATAGCAAAAAGAACAAGATATAGACAGGTTAAATTTAGAATGTTAGATGTTGTCTTTTTTGTTGTTTTTCTAACAATTGCAGCTTGCTTGATTGCATATTCTTATGTTTGACCAACAAATCAACCATTTATGCATATTCCTCATATTGATATACTATTGAAATTTTAA
- a CDS encoding energy-coupling factor transporter ATPase, whose product MQISEKLKNKESARKERILQKQYLKELQQARKSKKEFDYSGDIVFENISYTYSKNTPFEFKALNGTNLTIKKNIVTAVIGTTGSGKSTLIQLTNGLLRTETGRTIIGDYSIPAFGKKIKEVKSLRRQVGLVFQFPEYQLFQHTIAKDISFGPINLGLDKKESIAQVPKLLKMVDLPEDYADRSPFDLSGGQKRRVAIAGIIAMQGKTLVLDEPTGGLDPQGEEGFINLFIRLNKEENKRIIIVTHNMDHVLQIADEVVVMKEGQVIKVGSPFEIFSDNLLLEQLEIDPPKLYQLAHKLKDNGLDITDKKFRTIKELVQFIKEKK is encoded by the coding sequence ATGCAAATAAGCGAAAAATTGAAAAACAAAGAAAGTGCCCGTAAAGAAAGAATACTTCAAAAACAGTATCTTAAGGAATTACAACAAGCAAGAAAAAGCAAAAAGGAATTTGATTATTCAGGAGACATAGTTTTTGAAAATATATCCTATACATATTCAAAAAATACTCCATTTGAATTTAAAGCTTTAAATGGTACCAATTTAACTATTAAAAAAAATATTGTAACAGCAGTAATAGGAACTACTGGTTCTGGCAAATCTACATTAATTCAATTGACTAATGGATTGTTAAGAACCGAAACAGGAAGAACTATTATTGGTGACTATTCAATTCCTGCCTTTGGTAAAAAAATTAAGGAAGTAAAATCATTACGTCGACAAGTAGGCTTAGTTTTCCAATTTCCAGAATATCAATTATTTCAACATACAATTGCAAAAGATATTTCTTTTGGACCAATAAATTTAGGTTTAGATAAAAAAGAATCTATAGCACAAGTTCCAAAATTATTAAAAATGGTAGATTTACCAGAAGATTATGCAGATAGAAGTCCGTTTGATCTTTCTGGGGGCCAAAAAAGACGTGTTGCCATTGCTGGTATAATTGCTATGCAAGGGAAAACTTTAGTTTTAGACGAACCTACTGGTGGTTTGGATCCGCAAGGAGAAGAAGGTTTTATAAATTTATTTATAAGATTAAACAAAGAAGAAAACAAAAGAATTATAATTGTAACTCATAATATGGACCATGTATTGCAAATTGCTGATGAAGTTGTTGTAATGAAAGAGGGTCAAGTAATAAAAGTTGGTTCACCATTTGAAATTTTTTCAGATAATTTGTTATTGGAACAATTAGAAATAGATCCACCGAAACTTTATCAATTAGCACATAAATTAAAAGATAATGGTTTAGATATTACCGATAAAAAATTTAGAACAATTAAAGAATTAGTTCAATTTATTAAAGAAAAAAAATAG
- a CDS encoding energy-coupling factor transporter ATPase, whose product MALTQKELNEFKLELNDLNDKMVRASKKVIIAKAKLTDHSITKEEVQQKIAKYNETKANYKKAANAKKFLDNYNDLIKKMSTISKTDSNFFEIKKETQFAKNLYKEAKWTIKERGKTAHLSKLNNIALKINHLKFKYSDEFPWAVNDVSVSIEHGEYVAIIGHNGSGKSTLSKIIIGVLQPQEGAMEVFGNHVTESNLSLIRRFLGIVFQNPDNQFIGSTVRDDIAFGLENRRIEPSLMEDKIITAAKKVRMEKFLDNEPLMLSGGQKQRVAIASALALSPDIIIFDEATSMLDPKGKREVKEIMIELRETREKTIFSITHDMDEILNADKVMVMNMGELVKFGTPSEILSDKNFLRSIHLEIPFVALVEEELSNVGINIEPSKTIDELVNKLCK is encoded by the coding sequence GTGGCGTTAACGCAAAAAGAGTTAAATGAATTTAAATTAGAGTTAAATGATTTAAATGATAAAATGGTTAGAGCTTCAAAAAAGGTTATTATTGCAAAAGCTAAATTAACTGATCATTCAATTACAAAAGAAGAAGTTCAACAAAAAATTGCAAAATATAATGAAACAAAAGCAAATTATAAAAAAGCTGCAAATGCTAAAAAATTTCTTGATAATTATAATGATTTAATAAAAAAAATGTCCACAATTTCTAAAACAGATAGTAATTTTTTTGAAATAAAAAAAGAAACTCAATTTGCAAAAAATTTATATAAAGAAGCAAAATGGACTATTAAAGAACGCGGTAAAACGGCTCACTTATCAAAATTAAATAATATTGCTTTAAAAATTAATCACTTAAAATTTAAATATAGTGATGAATTTCCTTGAGCTGTTAATGATGTCTCCGTTTCGATAGAACATGGTGAATATGTAGCAATTATTGGGCATAATGGTTCTGGTAAATCGACATTATCGAAAATAATTATTGGTGTGTTGCAACCCCAAGAAGGAGCTATGGAGGTTTTTGGGAATCACGTTACAGAATCAAATCTATCTTTAATAAGACGTTTTTTGGGAATAGTTTTTCAAAATCCAGATAATCAATTTATAGGGTCTACTGTGAGAGATGATATTGCATTTGGACTTGAAAATAGAAGAATAGAACCTAGCTTAATGGAAGATAAAATTATTACAGCGGCTAAAAAAGTTAGAATGGAAAAATTTTTAGATAATGAACCTTTAATGTTATCTGGCGGACAAAAACAACGTGTCGCAATTGCATCTGCTTTAGCTTTATCTCCGGACATAATTATTTTTGATGAAGCAACATCAATGCTTGATCCAAAAGGAAAAAGAGAAGTTAAAGAAATTATGATTGAACTTAGAGAAACAAGAGAAAAAACGATATTTTCTATTACTCATGATATGGATGAAATTTTAAATGCAGATAAAGTTATGGTTATGAATATGGGCGAATTAGTTAAATTTGGTACACCAAGTGAGATATTAAGTGATAAAAATTTTTTACGCTCTATACATTTGGAAATACCATTTGTGGCATTGGTGGAAGAGGAATTGTCAAATGTGGGTATAAATATAGAACCTTCAAAAACAATTGATGAATTGGTGAATAAATTATGCAAATAA
- the arcC gene encoding carbamate kinase: MAKIVVAVGGNALGNNPVEQKEIVKITAKNLVDFIQNGDQLAIVHGNGPQVGMINSAFETSSKIDEKIPSMPFSEAGSMSQGYIGYHMVQAMDAEISKRKLNASVAALITQTVVDINDAGFKNPTKPIGAFYTKDEADKLKKINPDWTIVEDAGRGYRRVIASPKPIEIIEANAIKALMDAKITPIAVGGGGIPVIKSANGQLEGKAAVIDKDLGAALLAATIGAEKLIILTAVDTVMINYKKENQTALTNMTLNDVEKYIAEGQFAVGSMLPKIEAAASFVKANPTKIAIIGSLEKVADVLTGKSGTIIKAK; the protein is encoded by the coding sequence ATGGCTAAAATAGTAGTAGCTGTTGGGGGAAATGCCTTAGGTAATAACCCTGTAGAACAAAAAGAAATTGTTAAAATTACCGCAAAAAATTTAGTTGATTTTATTCAAAATGGGGATCAACTTGCAATAGTTCATGGTAATGGACCACAAGTTGGAATGATTAATTCCGCTTTTGAAACTTCAAGTAAAATTGATGAAAAAATTCCATCAATGCCTTTTTCAGAAGCTGGATCAATGTCTCAAGGTTATATTGGATATCATATGGTTCAAGCAATGGATGCTGAGATAAGTAAAAGAAAATTAAATGCAAGTGTTGCGGCTTTAATAACACAAACTGTTGTTGATATAAATGATGCTGGTTTTAAAAATCCAACAAAACCAATTGGCGCTTTTTACACTAAAGATGAAGCAGATAAATTAAAAAAAATTAATCCAGATTGAACAATTGTAGAAGATGCGGGCAGAGGTTATAGACGTGTAATAGCATCACCAAAACCAATTGAAATTATTGAAGCAAATGCAATAAAAGCTTTGATGGATGCAAAAATAACTCCAATTGCAGTCGGTGGTGGAGGAATTCCTGTCATTAAAAGTGCAAATGGACAATTAGAAGGAAAGGCTGCTGTAATTGATAAGGATTTAGGTGCTGCATTGTTGGCAGCGACTATAGGTGCTGAAAAATTAATAATTTTAACTGCAGTCGATACAGTTATGATTAATTATAAAAAGGAAAATCAAACTGCATTGACAAATATGACATTAAATGATGTTGAAAAATACATAGCGGAAGGTCAATTTGCAGTAGGTTCAATGTTGCCAAAAATAGAAGCAGCAGCTTCATTTGTAAAGGCTAATCCAACCAAAATTGCAATCATTGGTTCTTTAGAAAAAGTTGCTGATGTTTTAACTGGAAAATCAGGAACAATAATTAAGGCAAAATAA
- a CDS encoding YfcC family protein has translation MAEKVVSQTAEVNMPPSNKKKSTETRKRRKFKLPTAFTILAAIMLLIVIISWIPGTTMKDGLGADGRPDIGETPVDGYNPAGILDILLAPMYGFANKVDIIIFILILGGFLNIIIESKALDAGIGRLVNKLKGKEIWLIPIIMILFSIGGTVYGMGEETIALYPVIIPIFLAAGFDIITPVLTILIGAGIGCLGSTLNPFVVSVAVSAVSDSGITGLVSSTGLVFRAIAWVLMTALATGFVIWYALRIRKNERKSPLYDDKEMYLKSFAVSIEVPEYTRKRQAIMGLFFVAFILMIISLISWGTFGVTIFGSDEGGLNYLIHKNVPWFQHFYRDLGEWYFMEISALFFGFALIIAFIDWRVPDADNEKGEAKFVKSFIRGSADILSVCLIIAFAAGIGWLFSSTHMVTVLINALTKPLSSLSIAGFLIIGFIFFLIISIVLPSTSGFAQAVFPIIGPAAYAAGGNSLGWISSSITSFSFANGLVNLISPTSAILMAALSIAKVPYDKFMKASWPLILAIIGISIIMLGLGSFGVSNGANSIV, from the coding sequence ATGGCTGAAAAAGTTGTATCACAAACAGCAGAAGTCAATATGCCACCATCAAATAAAAAAAAATCAACAGAAACTCGTAAAAGAAGAAAATTTAAATTACCTACTGCTTTTACGATTTTAGCAGCAATCATGTTATTGATTGTTATAATATCTTGAATTCCAGGTACAACAATGAAAGATGGACTTGGTGCTGATGGGCGGCCAGATATAGGTGAAACTCCAGTTGATGGTTATAATCCAGCTGGTATTCTAGATATTCTTCTAGCACCAATGTATGGGTTTGCAAATAAAGTAGATATTATTATATTTATATTAATTTTAGGTGGATTTTTAAATATTATTATAGAATCAAAAGCTCTTGATGCTGGAATTGGTCGTTTAGTTAATAAACTAAAAGGAAAAGAAATTTGATTAATTCCAATTATTATGATTCTATTTTCAATAGGCGGAACAGTATATGGTATGGGAGAAGAAACAATTGCCTTATATCCTGTTATTATTCCAATATTTTTAGCAGCTGGTTTTGATATAATCACACCAGTTTTAACAATCCTAATAGGTGCAGGAATAGGATGTTTGGGTTCAACATTAAATCCATTTGTTGTTTCTGTGGCTGTTAGTGCCGTATCAGATAGTGGTATTACAGGTTTGGTTTCATCAACAGGTTTGGTATTTCGTGCAATAGCCTGGGTATTAATGACTGCTCTTGCAACAGGATTTGTAATATGATATGCACTACGAATTAGAAAAAATGAACGTAAATCACCATTGTATGATGATAAAGAAATGTATTTAAAATCGTTTGCAGTTTCAATTGAAGTGCCAGAATATACTAGAAAACGCCAAGCAATTATGGGTCTATTCTTTGTAGCCTTTATATTAATGATTATTTCATTAATATCTTGGGGCACTTTCGGTGTTACTATTTTTGGAAGCGATGAAGGTGGATTAAATTATTTAATTCATAAAAATGTACCATGATTCCAACATTTCTATAGAGATTTGGGCGAATGGTATTTTATGGAAATATCAGCATTATTTTTCGGTTTTGCGTTAATAATTGCTTTTATTGATTGAAGAGTGCCAGACGCAGATAACGAAAAAGGCGAAGCAAAATTTGTTAAATCATTTATTCGCGGATCTGCAGATATTTTATCTGTCTGTCTAATAATTGCGTTTGCTGCAGGTATTGGATGACTATTTTCAAGTACTCATATGGTAACTGTTTTGATTAACGCTTTAACAAAACCTTTAAGTTCATTGTCAATTGCTGGTTTCTTAATAATTGGTTTTATTTTCTTTTTAATAATATCAATTGTATTACCTTCAACGTCTGGTTTTGCACAAGCTGTTTTCCCAATCATTGGACCTGCTGCATACGCAGCTGGTGGTAATTCATTGGGATGAATTTCAAGTTCAATCACTTCATTTTCTTTTGCAAATGGTCTTGTAAACTTGATTTCTCCAACTTCAGCAATTTTAATGGCTGCATTATCAATTGCTAAAGTTCCATACGATAAATTTATGAAAGCTTCATGGCCTTTAATTTTAGCAATAATTGGAATATCAATTATAATGCTTGGTTTAGGATCGTTTGGAGTTTCAAATGGTGCAAATTCAATTGTTTAA
- the argF gene encoding ornithine carbamoyltransferase: MAVNLKGRSLRTLLDFSPREINYLLDLARDLKRAKYAGNEAKNLKGKNIVLLFQKDSTRTRCAFEVAALDQGAHVTYLGPSGSQMGKKESIKDTARVLGRMYDGIEFRGYKQNDVEELIKYAGVPVFNGLTDQYHPTQILADFMTIIEQKKSLKGRKLVFFGDAKNNMGNSLMIGAAKMGMHFVGCAPKELWPDQNLINQCKTIAKETGAIIECEEDPMKASKDADVLYTDVWVSMGEPDEVWAQRIKLLTPYQINMKLIKNAKEDVSFMHCLPAFHDLETTTGQEIHDKFGLSEMEVTNEVFESKHSIVFEEAENRLHSIKAIMVSMI, encoded by the coding sequence ATGGCTGTAAATTTAAAAGGGCGCAGTTTAAGGACATTATTAGATTTTAGTCCAAGAGAAATTAATTATTTGCTTGATTTGGCAAGAGATTTAAAGCGAGCAAAATATGCTGGTAATGAGGCAAAAAATTTAAAAGGTAAAAATATTGTTTTGCTTTTCCAAAAAGACTCTACTCGTACTCGCTGTGCATTTGAAGTAGCTGCTCTAGATCAGGGTGCTCATGTAACATACTTGGGCCCATCAGGATCACAAATGGGGAAAAAAGAATCTATCAAAGATACTGCTCGTGTTTTAGGTAGAATGTATGACGGAATTGAATTTCGAGGCTATAAACAAAATGATGTAGAAGAATTAATTAAATATGCTGGAGTACCTGTTTTTAACGGGCTTACAGACCAGTATCACCCAACTCAAATTTTGGCAGATTTTATGACCATTATTGAACAAAAAAAATCTTTAAAAGGTAGAAAATTAGTATTTTTTGGCGATGCAAAAAATAATATGGGTAATTCATTAATGATTGGTGCCGCTAAAATGGGAATGCATTTTGTTGGGTGTGCGCCAAAAGAATTATGACCGGATCAAAATTTGATAAATCAATGTAAAACAATAGCAAAAGAAACTGGAGCTATAATTGAATGTGAAGAAGATCCAATGAAAGCATCAAAAGATGCAGATGTTTTATATACAGATGTTTGAGTGTCAATGGGTGAACCAGATGAAGTTTGAGCACAAAGAATTAAACTTTTAACACCATATCAAATTAATATGAAATTAATTAAAAATGCCAAAGAAGATGTATCATTTATGCATTGTTTACCAGCATTTCATGATTTAGAAACTACAACAGGTCAAGAAATTCATGATAAATTTGGTTTATCTGAAATGGAAGTAACAAACGAAGTTTTTGAATCAAAACATTCTATTGTTTTTGAAGAAGCTGAAAATCGCTTGCATTCTATTAAAGCAATTATGGTTTCAATGATATAA